In one Bacillus thuringiensis genomic region, the following are encoded:
- a CDS encoding ABC transporter ATP-binding protein has protein sequence MKTVLEAKNIEKVYDTGGNKFAALKGINLQVKEGEFVGIMGPSGSGKTTLLNVLSTIDNATNGEILIDGKDIVKMNDDKLALFRRDHLGFIFQDYNLLDTLTVKENIALPLALSKVKASEIDRRVLEISKKFGIDHILSQFPYQVSGGQKQRCAASRAIVTNPSMIFGDEPTGALDSKSATDLLESMKSLNEYDNSTILMVTHDAFAASYCKRVIFIKDGELYKELHRGESTRKQFFQKVVDVMSSISGGMADDLI, from the coding sequence ATGAAAACAGTGTTAGAAGCAAAAAATATCGAAAAAGTGTATGACACGGGTGGTAATAAATTTGCAGCGTTAAAAGGTATTAACTTACAAGTAAAAGAAGGTGAATTTGTTGGAATTATGGGACCTTCTGGTTCTGGTAAGACGACTTTACTAAATGTTCTTTCTACAATTGATAATGCGACGAACGGTGAAATTTTAATTGATGGAAAAGATATTGTGAAGATGAATGATGATAAGTTAGCGTTATTCCGCCGCGATCATTTAGGTTTCATTTTCCAAGATTATAATTTATTAGATACGTTAACAGTGAAAGAGAATATCGCTTTACCACTTGCGTTATCAAAGGTGAAAGCGAGTGAGATTGATCGCCGCGTTCTTGAAATCTCAAAGAAATTCGGTATTGATCATATTTTAAGTCAGTTCCCATATCAAGTGTCGGGTGGACAGAAGCAACGTTGTGCAGCATCACGTGCAATCGTTACGAATCCAAGTATGATTTTCGGAGACGAGCCAACTGGAGCGCTTGATTCTAAATCTGCAACAGATTTACTTGAAAGTATGAAGTCATTAAATGAATATGATAACTCAACAATTTTAATGGTAACGCATGATGCATTTGCGGCGAGTTATTGTAAACGAGTTATTTTCATTAAAGATGGTGAACTATATAAAGAATTGCACCGCGGTGAATCAACGCGTAAACAGTTCTTCCAAAAAGTCGTTGACGTAATGTCTTCTATTTCTGGAGGTATGGCTGATGACCTTATCTAG
- a CDS encoding AraC family transcriptional regulator, with amino-acid sequence MDSLKNMNAAMHYIEGNLTNEIDFKEVARLALCSEYHFKRMFSFLAGISLSDYIRCRRLTLAAFELKNSNVKVIDVAIKYGYNSPDSFARAFQNLHGITPSEARNSSHSLKAYSPMTFQLSIQGGNEMNYRIEEKEPFRIIGITKRVPIVFNGVNEEIASMWKSLNPDSIQTLKSLSNIEPTGIISASTNFSEGRMEEKGELDHYIGVATTKDCPEQFAQLEVAASTWAIFEAVGPFPDALQNVWGRIYSEWFPSSNYELAEGPEILWNESKDVSSPNFRSEIWVPVLKK; translated from the coding sequence ATGGATTCACTTAAAAATATGAATGCTGCAATGCACTATATTGAAGGTAACCTTACGAATGAAATTGATTTTAAAGAAGTTGCGAGGCTAGCTCTCTGTTCTGAGTATCACTTTAAAAGAATGTTTTCGTTTTTAGCAGGCATATCACTATCTGATTATATTCGCTGTAGACGTCTTACTCTCGCTGCCTTTGAACTAAAAAACAGCAATGTAAAAGTCATTGATGTCGCTATAAAATATGGCTACAACTCACCAGATTCATTCGCTCGTGCATTTCAAAACTTGCACGGTATAACACCTTCAGAGGCCCGAAATAGTAGCCATTCTTTGAAGGCTTATTCACCAATGACCTTCCAGTTATCCATTCAAGGAGGAAATGAAATGAATTATCGAATTGAAGAAAAAGAGCCATTTCGAATTATAGGTATTACAAAACGAGTACCAATCGTTTTCAATGGTGTAAATGAAGAAATCGCTTCTATGTGGAAGAGTTTAAACCCAGACTCCATTCAAACATTAAAGTCCCTTTCAAACATTGAACCTACTGGAATTATTAGTGCCTCTACTAATTTTTCTGAAGGGAGAATGGAGGAAAAAGGAGAACTTGATCACTATATTGGAGTAGCCACAACGAAAGATTGTCCAGAGCAATTCGCGCAACTTGAAGTCGCAGCTTCAACATGGGCTATATTTGAAGCTGTCGGTCCATTTCCTGATGCATTACAAAATGTGTGGGGACGTATTTATTCTGAATGGTTCCCTTCTTCGAACTATGAACTAGCGGAAGGACCGGAGATATTGTGGAATGAAAGTAAAGACGTATCCTCTCCGAATTTCAGAAGTGAAATATGGGTACCTGTTTTAAAAAAGTAA
- a CDS encoding ABC transporter ATP-binding protein — translation MLEIINFSKTYKDGKKAVDHLNITVKAGDIFGFIGHNGAGKSTTIKSLVGVIDFEEGEIFVDGHSVKKDPIACKRVMAYIPDNPDLYEQLTGIQYLNFVADVFKVPARDREEQIQKYGDAFEITPYLGDLISSYSHGMKQKVAIISAVLHKPKLLVLDEPFVGLDPKAAVVLKGIMKELCEKGSAIFFSTHVLDVAEKLCNKVAMINRGKLALSGEVNSLIKEGSLEELFMKELANEY, via the coding sequence ATGCTAGAAATTATAAATTTTAGCAAGACATATAAAGACGGTAAGAAAGCAGTTGATCATTTGAATATTACTGTTAAAGCAGGGGATATCTTTGGATTTATTGGACATAACGGTGCGGGGAAAAGTACAACAATTAAGTCGTTAGTAGGAGTTATAGATTTTGAAGAGGGTGAAATTTTTGTTGATGGACATTCAGTAAAAAAGGATCCGATTGCATGTAAGAGAGTAATGGCGTATATTCCTGATAATCCAGATTTATATGAGCAATTAACAGGAATTCAATATTTGAACTTTGTTGCGGATGTGTTTAAAGTGCCTGCGAGGGATCGGGAAGAACAGATACAGAAGTATGGGGATGCTTTTGAGATTACACCGTACTTAGGGGATTTAATATCTTCTTATTCACACGGCATGAAACAAAAAGTAGCGATTATATCGGCGGTTTTACATAAACCGAAATTATTAGTTTTAGATGAACCTTTCGTTGGTCTTGATCCAAAGGCAGCAGTAGTATTGAAAGGTATTATGAAAGAGCTTTGTGAAAAAGGAAGTGCGATTTTCTTTTCTACGCACGTTTTAGATGTAGCTGAGAAGTTATGTAATAAAGTAGCGATGATTAATAGAGGGAAATTAGCACTTTCAGGAGAAGTAAATTCTTTAATAAAGGAAGGCTCATTGGAAGAGCTCTTTATGAAGGAGCTTGCTAATGAATACTAA
- a CDS encoding SdpI family protein — MKKHLFAILLIVITCLAWAFAWPHLPDTIATHWSGGKVDGYSSKFYGMISMVGIMIALYIFLNVIPKIDPRKANYEKFSKAFMMMNNGVLLLLFVGNIDIITSGLGYNLFINRVPELLVGVLFLVMGNYLPQCKPNFFVGMRNPWTLSNEEVWRKTHRFSGKVFVALGVIMIISVFAPADWRTYIMLGIIVVAVIITNLYSYVLYKKEIQM, encoded by the coding sequence ATGAAAAAACATCTTTTTGCAATCTTATTAATTGTTATAACTTGTTTAGCTTGGGCGTTTGCTTGGCCGCATTTGCCGGATACAATTGCAACGCATTGGAGCGGCGGTAAGGTAGATGGATATTCGTCTAAATTTTACGGAATGATTTCTATGGTCGGAATTATGATTGCATTATATATATTTCTAAATGTGATACCAAAGATTGATCCAAGGAAAGCAAATTACGAGAAATTTTCTAAAGCCTTTATGATGATGAATAATGGGGTACTATTGCTACTATTTGTAGGAAATATAGATATTATTACAAGTGGATTAGGATATAACTTATTCATTAATCGGGTGCCTGAATTATTAGTTGGTGTTTTATTTTTAGTAATGGGTAATTATTTACCACAGTGTAAGCCAAACTTTTTTGTCGGGATGCGTAATCCATGGACGTTAAGTAATGAAGAAGTATGGCGGAAAACACATCGGTTTAGCGGAAAAGTATTTGTGGCGTTAGGAGTTATTATGATTATAAGTGTTTTCGCTCCGGCTGATTGGAGAACTTATATAATGCTTGGGATTATAGTAGTTGCTGTCATTATAACGAATTTATATTCTTACGTTTTGTATAAAAAAGAAATACAAATGTGA
- a CDS encoding autorepressor SdpR family transcription factor: MNQAFKALADPTRRKILDLLKEGDLTAGEIAEHFNMTKPSISHHLSALKNAELIQDEKKGQFVVYSLNTTVFQDLLTWVFTFTNKGEEGK, from the coding sequence TTGAATCAAGCATTCAAAGCATTAGCAGATCCAACAAGGCGAAAAATTTTAGATTTATTAAAAGAAGGCGATCTAACCGCAGGTGAGATTGCTGAACATTTCAATATGACAAAACCAAGTATTTCACACCACTTAAGCGCACTTAAAAATGCTGAACTTATTCAAGATGAAAAGAAAGGGCAATTCGTTGTGTACTCTTTAAACACAACGGTCTTTCAAGATTTGTTGACTTGGGTGTTTACATTTACGAATAAGGGGGAAGAGGGGAAATGA
- a CDS encoding sigma factor produces MASNEDIHTWIERLLKGDEEAFEFIFNLTSQRIYETVFAIVKNRHDTNEIVNEIYFQLWKSISTYDQSRPFLFWLNGIVYKQISQWRKHIWKRMRLFEKQQLSDDPVVEVPEKVLLRKEAEELLSFLTCVLFRFYSI; encoded by the coding sequence TTGGCAAGTAATGAAGATATACATACCTGGATAGAACGCTTATTAAAAGGTGATGAGGAGGCTTTTGAATTTATATTTAACTTAACAAGTCAGAGAATCTATGAAACCGTCTTTGCTATAGTTAAAAATCGGCATGATACAAATGAAATCGTAAATGAAATCTACTTTCAACTTTGGAAATCTATTTCAACATATGATCAATCTAGACCGTTTCTATTTTGGTTGAATGGAATTGTTTACAAACAGATTAGTCAATGGAGAAAACACATATGGAAGAGGATGCGCTTATTTGAAAAACAACAACTAAGTGATGATCCTGTTGTAGAAGTTCCAGAAAAAGTATTATTAAGAAAAGAAGCAGAAGAGCTGCTTTCCTTTTTAACCTGCGTACTCTTTAGATTTTATTCAATATAG
- a CDS encoding response regulator transcription factor: protein MYKILIVEDDPNISSLLQSHIQKYGYEAVVAENFDDIMESFNAVKPHLVLLDVNLPKFDGFYWCRQIRHESTCPIIFISARAGEMEQIMAIESGADDYITKPFHYDVVMAKIKGQLRRIYGDYAPNISERIVEVEGLKLFPERPEIHFGSEQVLLTKKEAILAEMLLSKFPRTASREDLLAALWDDESFVEENTLNVNITRLRKKFNELGIENSIETVRGLGYRFNATWSE from the coding sequence ATGTATAAAATTTTAATCGTTGAAGACGATCCAAATATTTCATCATTACTACAATCTCACATTCAAAAATACGGCTATGAAGCTGTTGTTGCAGAGAATTTCGATGATATTATGGAATCGTTTAACGCAGTGAAACCACATCTTGTTTTACTTGATGTAAACTTACCGAAATTCGATGGGTTCTACTGGTGCCGCCAAATTCGTCATGAATCTACTTGTCCTATTATTTTCATTTCAGCTCGTGCAGGTGAGATGGAACAAATTATGGCGATTGAAAGCGGTGCGGATGATTACATTACAAAGCCGTTCCACTACGATGTTGTAATGGCGAAAATTAAAGGACAATTACGCCGTATTTACGGTGATTATGCACCAAATATTTCTGAACGTATCGTTGAAGTAGAAGGTTTAAAACTATTCCCTGAACGTCCAGAAATTCATTTTGGATCTGAACAAGTTCTTTTAACGAAGAAAGAGGCAATTTTAGCAGAAATGTTATTATCTAAATTCCCTCGTACAGCGAGCCGTGAAGATTTATTAGCTGCGCTTTGGGATGACGAAAGTTTTGTTGAGGAAAATACATTAAACGTAAACATTACGCGTCTTCGTAAAAAGTTTAATGAACTTGGTATTGAGAATTCTATTGAAACAGTACGTGGACTTGGGTATCGTTTTAACGCAACTTGGAGTGAATAA
- a CDS encoding sensor histidine kinase, producing the protein MKLFLRDHFAFFLLYVLNFGIIFVLYDAVDGFQNNKFYFVVLSLYLFICFLAYRYVRNRRMYHRLSEQPEKMEDAFIERATAPMPHGVNELVRTQYRLFQKELQSYEVKQQEHQLFINHWVHQMKTPVSVMQLMVLEMEDEHLIPKFKKELERLNQGLDMALYMARLNNFHEDFHVETISLKDTVTKNINGLKELFIRNGVFPVLEVHSDLKVASDAKWLKFIIYQLMTNAVRYSGERGKKVFLSAYRNGKDIILEVRDEGVGIPQEDIRRVFEPFYTGKNGRAFGESTGMGLYIVSKICDYLGHSVKLDSEVGKGTTIKIIFHNAANNQAEHTEKVTEA; encoded by the coding sequence ATGAAGCTATTTTTACGTGATCATTTTGCATTTTTCCTACTGTACGTATTAAACTTCGGTATCATCTTCGTTCTTTATGATGCAGTAGATGGATTTCAAAACAATAAATTTTACTTCGTCGTTTTAAGTTTATACTTATTTATTTGTTTCCTCGCTTATCGTTACGTTCGCAATCGTAGAATGTACCATAGATTAAGTGAGCAACCAGAAAAGATGGAAGATGCGTTTATTGAAAGAGCGACTGCTCCGATGCCTCACGGTGTCAATGAACTCGTGCGTACGCAGTACCGCCTCTTCCAAAAAGAACTACAATCGTATGAAGTAAAACAACAAGAACATCAATTATTTATTAATCATTGGGTACATCAAATGAAGACACCTGTATCCGTTATGCAGCTTATGGTGCTCGAAATGGAAGATGAGCATTTGATTCCGAAATTCAAAAAAGAATTAGAACGATTAAATCAAGGACTCGATATGGCTTTATATATGGCAAGGCTAAATAACTTCCATGAAGATTTCCATGTTGAGACAATTTCATTAAAAGATACAGTAACAAAAAATATTAACGGATTAAAAGAACTATTCATTCGTAATGGTGTCTTCCCTGTTTTAGAAGTCCATTCGGATTTAAAAGTTGCTTCTGATGCGAAATGGCTAAAATTTATCATCTATCAGTTAATGACAAACGCTGTTCGTTACTCTGGGGAACGCGGAAAGAAAGTTTTCTTATCTGCTTACCGAAACGGAAAAGATATTATTTTAGAAGTTCGTGATGAAGGTGTGGGTATTCCACAAGAAGATATTCGAAGAGTATTTGAACCGTTTTACACTGGGAAAAACGGTCGTGCATTCGGAGAATCTACTGGTATGGGACTTTATATTGTAAGTAAAATTTGTGATTACTTAGGTCACTCTGTCAAACTAGATTCTGAAGTTGGTAAAGGAACGACGATTAAAATCATCTTCCACAACGCTGCAAATAATCAAGCAGAACATACGGAGAAGGTGACCGAAGCATGA
- a CDS encoding FtsX-like permease family protein — MTFWQFAFKNVTRNSRAYFAYFVSGSFSIAVFFSFAVYLFHPKLQNFDMTSEISGLMIFSEVVIVFFSFFFLLYSIGTFLKVRKKQFGILTILGISRKQLHRLVFMENMLIGVLSIFFGMQFGVVFSQFFLLVTAKLTHIPGIYLYGPTKAFILTTIVFLSLFITVSAFTPMLIRTKKAVHLLKTNGGKQKERKPSILVSLFGAICLFGGYALAGNPKYFVSVSPQIGVIYMVSSIFVIPTLVTVGTYFFFSQISFLLIYILKKKRKFYMKRINMLWISDLASRIRTNINMLFIVAMLSTIAFTMITFLYGFGKFIKLEVNRTSPFPISYFSYDANPFVTEHLNWLEQQLQKEHFPYQKIKADIYETPLKEDKDIAIYNDVYAIKQSDYNKLADSLRMKQLFMDDNEAYVLTGTSYITIFNEFEQSYKRDYITLSSTNTKLRVKGYEHVNAIPSDFSYQTIVLPDIIVNNLPNTVKHISAYNYKIQNWEQTYEIADNFIEKVQKDRNKFQYEGPLIRSFESAGSLYKITSGSAAFFLIGTFLGVIFFIGAGSVLYFRMYTDLTNEHEKYITISKIGVTDTEMKRSSTIQLSILFFVPYIMASIHTMFATKMLQDVIGLSLFKEVSAVLIIFGFVEIIFFFFIRSLYMQKLSQYTNG, encoded by the coding sequence ATGACATTTTGGCAATTTGCATTTAAAAATGTAACGCGTAATTCAAGAGCTTATTTTGCTTACTTTGTAAGTGGTTCCTTTTCCATTGCTGTTTTCTTTTCGTTTGCTGTTTACTTATTCCATCCGAAATTACAAAACTTTGACATGACCTCTGAAATTTCAGGATTAATGATATTTTCAGAAGTAGTAATTGTATTTTTCTCTTTCTTCTTTTTACTATATTCCATTGGTACTTTTTTAAAAGTTAGAAAAAAACAATTTGGTATTTTGACCATTTTAGGAATATCGAGAAAACAATTACATCGTCTTGTTTTTATGGAGAATATGTTAATCGGGGTTTTATCTATCTTTTTCGGCATGCAGTTTGGAGTTGTTTTTTCTCAATTTTTCTTATTAGTAACAGCCAAACTTACGCATATTCCAGGAATATATTTATACGGTCCTACTAAAGCGTTTATTTTAACAACTATTGTTTTCCTTAGTCTTTTTATCACTGTATCTGCATTCACACCAATGCTTATTCGTACAAAAAAAGCGGTACACCTTTTAAAAACAAATGGTGGAAAACAAAAAGAAAGAAAACCATCCATACTTGTTTCATTATTTGGTGCGATTTGTTTATTTGGTGGTTATGCGTTAGCTGGAAATCCTAAATATTTTGTATCAGTAAGCCCGCAAATCGGTGTTATATATATGGTTTCAAGTATTTTCGTTATCCCAACGCTTGTTACAGTCGGAACATATTTCTTCTTTTCACAAATTAGTTTCTTACTTATTTATATTTTAAAGAAAAAAAGGAAGTTTTATATGAAACGGATTAATATGCTTTGGATTTCGGATTTAGCGAGCCGTATTCGAACGAATATTAATATGCTTTTTATTGTAGCGATGCTATCTACTATCGCTTTCACAATGATTACGTTTCTATATGGATTCGGAAAATTTATTAAGCTAGAGGTTAATAGAACTTCTCCTTTCCCAATTTCTTATTTTTCTTATGATGCGAACCCTTTTGTTACAGAGCATTTAAATTGGCTTGAGCAACAATTACAAAAAGAGCATTTCCCTTATCAAAAAATAAAAGCTGATATATATGAAACACCACTAAAAGAAGATAAAGATATAGCTATTTATAATGACGTATACGCAATTAAGCAAAGTGACTATAACAAACTTGCAGATTCTTTACGAATGAAACAACTATTTATGGATGATAACGAAGCATATGTGCTAACAGGGACATCTTATATCACCATATTCAATGAATTTGAGCAAAGCTACAAAAGAGATTACATTACACTCTCTAGTACAAATACGAAATTACGAGTAAAAGGCTATGAGCATGTAAACGCAATCCCATCTGACTTTTCATATCAAACGATAGTGTTGCCTGATATTATCGTAAATAACTTACCTAACACCGTAAAACATATATCAGCATACAATTACAAAATTCAAAACTGGGAACAGACATATGAAATTGCTGATAATTTTATAGAAAAAGTGCAAAAAGATCGAAATAAATTCCAGTATGAAGGGCCTCTTATTCGTTCCTTTGAATCAGCAGGATCGTTATACAAAATAACATCAGGCAGTGCGGCATTCTTCCTAATCGGGACATTTTTAGGAGTTATTTTCTTCATTGGCGCTGGTAGCGTTCTTTACTTTAGAATGTATACAGACTTAACGAACGAACATGAGAAATATATAACGATTTCTAAAATTGGTGTAACAGATACAGAGATGAAACGATCTTCAACCATTCAACTTAGTATTTTATTTTTCGTTCCGTACATTATGGCATCCATTCATACAATGTTTGCAACGAAAATGCTACAAGATGTAATTGGTCTATCTTTGTTCAAAGAAGTTTCAGCCGTTCTTATTATTTTTGGATTCGTTGAAATTATCTTTTTCTTCTTCATTCGTTCACTTTATATGCAAAAATTATCACAGTATACGAATGGTTAA
- a CDS encoding ABC transporter permease, which yields MTFWQFAFKNVTRNARAYFAYFVSSAFSIAIFFSFAVYLFHPKLHMTDVNVALNILMTISEVVIVFFSFFFLLYSIGTFLKVRKKQFGILTVLGISQKQLKRLVFLENMLIGVLSIFFGVQLGLVFSQFFLLVTAKITHVPGLYLYGPTSAIVLTIIIFLGLFILVSSFTPMLIRTRKAVRLLKEGTKQKERKASVLISLFGAMCLICGYTLAANPLYFMSLGDIIGLLYAVSSIFVIPSLIAAGTYFFFSQISFLLIRILKTRRTFYMKRINMLWISDLAARIRTNINMLFIVAMLSTLAFTMITFLYGFGKFMKFDTVRENPFPFTYLSHTENTLADEHLNWLKQKFNEEQFTYKQFKTDIYEVSSAEENSQLYYAIKQSDYNVLAKALNWETLTVNKNESYILMKDLDDQVIGTLHNKDKKNTLTLTQNNLQLQVKEYKSYNPFPNRLIYQLLILSDENIEALSSVSKQMSVYSFKVKDWEKANNIGSLFIDKINTDGNNIQAEHKPFHASEASDSLYTTKQNVASFFLIGTFLGVIFFIGAGSVLYFRMYTDLTNEQEKYVTITKIGLTEAEMKRSATIQLAILFFVPYIMASIHTMFATKMLQEVLHLSFFAEITVVLMIFGTVEILFFLLIRSFYMQKLSQHIKF from the coding sequence ATGACATTTTGGCAGTTTGCCTTTAAAAATGTGACGCGGAACGCCAGAGCTTATTTCGCCTATTTTGTAAGCAGTGCGTTTTCCATCGCAATTTTTTTCTCATTTGCAGTTTATTTATTTCATCCTAAATTGCATATGACAGACGTGAATGTTGCTCTGAACATATTAATGACAATTTCAGAAGTTGTCATTGTATTCTTTTCGTTTTTCTTTTTACTATATTCAATCGGTACCTTCTTAAAAGTACGAAAAAAGCAATTTGGGATTTTAACAGTACTTGGCATATCTCAAAAACAATTAAAGAGACTCGTATTTCTAGAAAACATGCTAATTGGTGTTCTTTCCATCTTTTTCGGCGTTCAACTTGGACTTGTCTTCTCGCAGTTCTTTTTGTTAGTTACCGCCAAAATTACACACGTACCTGGTTTATATTTATATGGGCCTACAAGTGCTATCGTTTTAACTATCATCATCTTTCTTGGGCTCTTCATTCTCGTATCATCTTTTACACCGATGCTCATTCGTACGAGAAAAGCCGTACGTCTTTTAAAAGAAGGAACAAAACAAAAAGAAAGAAAAGCATCCGTTCTTATCTCTCTATTTGGTGCGATGTGTTTAATATGTGGATATACGTTAGCCGCAAATCCGCTGTATTTTATGTCGCTAGGTGACATCATTGGGCTTTTATATGCCGTCTCTAGTATATTTGTCATCCCATCGCTTATTGCAGCTGGAACATACTTTTTCTTTTCACAAATTAGTTTTTTACTCATTCGTATATTAAAAACGCGAAGAACATTTTATATGAAGCGAATTAATATGCTTTGGATTTCTGATTTAGCAGCGCGCATTCGGACAAACATTAACATGCTCTTTATTGTAGCGATGCTATCAACACTTGCTTTTACTATGATTACATTCTTATATGGTTTTGGTAAATTTATGAAGTTCGATACAGTAAGAGAAAATCCTTTTCCTTTTACATATTTATCACATACTGAAAATACGTTAGCAGATGAACATTTAAATTGGTTAAAACAAAAGTTTAACGAAGAGCAATTTACTTATAAACAATTTAAAACGGATATATATGAAGTATCTTCAGCGGAAGAAAATTCGCAGCTCTATTATGCAATTAAACAAAGTGACTATAATGTACTTGCTAAGGCTTTAAATTGGGAAACGCTCACAGTAAATAAGAATGAATCTTATATTCTTATGAAAGACTTAGATGATCAAGTTATTGGAACGCTTCATAATAAAGACAAGAAAAATACTCTTACACTTACTCAAAACAATTTACAACTACAAGTGAAAGAATATAAAAGTTATAACCCATTCCCAAATCGCTTAATATACCAATTGCTCATACTATCTGATGAAAATATAGAAGCATTATCCTCCGTTTCAAAACAGATGAGTGTATATAGCTTTAAAGTTAAGGACTGGGAAAAAGCTAATAACATCGGCTCGTTATTCATAGACAAAATTAATACCGACGGGAACAACATTCAAGCAGAGCACAAGCCTTTCCATGCAAGTGAAGCGAGCGATTCTCTATACACAACAAAACAAAATGTCGCTTCGTTCTTCTTAATTGGTACTTTCTTAGGTGTTATTTTCTTTATTGGTGCTGGCAGTGTCCTTTACTTCAGGATGTATACAGATTTAACAAATGAACAAGAAAAGTATGTAACGATTACAAAAATCGGTTTAACAGAAGCTGAGATGAAACGATCTGCTACAATTCAACTTGCGATTCTTTTCTTTGTTCCATACATTATGGCATCGATTCATACGATGTTTGCGACAAAGATGCTACAAGAAGTTTTACATCTCTCGTTCTTCGCTGAGATTACAGTCGTACTTATGATTTTTGGAACGGTTGAAATTTTATTTTTCCTTTTAATTCGTTCCTTTTATATGCAAAAATTATCACAACACATTAAGTTTTAA
- a CDS encoding ABC transporter ATP-binding protein, whose amino-acid sequence MEEVLHIKNVSKVYEGKVPHTALKNINLHVDKGEFVAIMGPSGSGKSTFLNVISTIDSPTSGDVVINGKKPHTFRREKLAIFRRQELGFVFQNFNLLDTLTIGENIVLPLTLDNVPLKEMDEKLDNISKKLGIDHILDKRIFEVSGGQAQRTAVARAVIHHPSLLLADEPTGNLDSKAAIDVMELFTKLNKEEDATILMVTHDPFAASYCNRVIFIKDGELYNELHRGLYREKFYQEILDVLALLGGRRG is encoded by the coding sequence ATGGAAGAAGTATTACACATAAAAAACGTCTCAAAAGTATATGAGGGAAAAGTCCCTCATACTGCTTTAAAAAATATAAATTTACACGTGGATAAAGGGGAATTCGTTGCCATTATGGGACCATCTGGTAGCGGGAAATCTACATTTTTAAACGTTATCTCTACAATCGATTCTCCGACTTCTGGTGATGTCGTGATTAACGGAAAAAAACCGCACACATTTCGTAGAGAGAAGTTAGCTATTTTCCGAAGACAAGAGTTAGGATTTGTTTTCCAAAACTTTAACTTACTAGATACACTAACAATCGGTGAAAATATCGTACTACCTTTAACATTAGATAATGTTCCATTAAAAGAAATGGATGAAAAGCTTGATAACATTTCAAAAAAGCTTGGAATTGATCATATTTTGGACAAGCGTATTTTTGAAGTTTCTGGAGGACAAGCACAGCGTACTGCAGTAGCACGTGCTGTTATTCATCATCCTTCACTTCTACTTGCCGATGAACCGACAGGAAACTTAGATTCAAAAGCGGCAATTGACGTAATGGAGCTATTTACGAAATTAAATAAAGAAGAAGATGCAACGATTTTAATGGTTACGCACGATCCGTTTGCAGCAAGTTATTGTAACCGTGTTATTTTCATTAAAGATGGAGAGCTTTACAATGAACTACACCGCGGATTGTACCGTGAGAAATTTTATCAAGAAATATTAGATGTTTTAGCATTATTAGGAGGAAGACGTGGATGA